The following are encoded together in the Variovorax sp. PBS-H4 genome:
- a CDS encoding metal-dependent hydrolase family protein — protein MADVLFTNVRVFDGGGEAPFTGDVLVQGNRIARVVKTGYGQRAAPVMGAHTIDGAGAFLMPGMVEAHTHFSWNDQPSLDAIQRMPPEEHILWCAEVAKRYLDMGWTSCVGAAAAKPRLDVVIRNAIADGTIIGPRYLAASQEITVPGGLGDTTQPHLPQPEFAFGAVVSGAEEMRRCVRMFAKYGVDSLKINLSGESITGMASEMSQFTEEEITVCVQEAKAWGKRVAAHARSTWSIKQCVKQGIEVIYHASFTDEEALDMLEAHKFEHFIAPGLAWLINTCHHASEWGLTPEVTRRMGYHRELEAAVESMRAMRRRGIRILPGGDYGFAWTPHGTNAKDLEYFVKYVGMSTMEALLSATAWGAPMMRMGKVLGHVREGYLADLLLIDGDPLADITVLQDKARILAVMKDGEFHRAPPVRRAHMTRWAA, from the coding sequence ATGGCCGACGTCCTGTTCACCAATGTCCGCGTGTTCGACGGCGGCGGCGAGGCACCCTTCACCGGCGACGTGCTGGTCCAGGGCAACCGCATCGCGCGGGTCGTGAAAACGGGCTACGGACAGCGCGCGGCGCCGGTGATGGGCGCGCACACGATCGACGGCGCCGGCGCGTTCCTGATGCCCGGCATGGTGGAGGCGCACACGCATTTCTCGTGGAACGACCAGCCCAGCCTGGATGCCATCCAGCGCATGCCGCCGGAGGAGCACATCCTGTGGTGCGCCGAGGTGGCGAAGCGCTACCTCGACATGGGCTGGACCAGTTGCGTCGGCGCTGCTGCAGCCAAGCCGCGGCTGGACGTGGTGATCCGCAACGCCATTGCCGACGGCACCATCATCGGGCCGCGCTATTTGGCCGCGAGCCAGGAGATCACCGTGCCGGGCGGCCTCGGAGACACGACCCAGCCCCACCTGCCGCAGCCCGAGTTCGCCTTCGGTGCCGTGGTCAGCGGCGCCGAGGAGATGCGCCGCTGCGTGCGCATGTTCGCCAAGTACGGCGTGGACTCGCTGAAGATCAACCTGTCGGGCGAATCCATCACCGGCATGGCCAGCGAGATGAGCCAGTTCACCGAGGAAGAGATTACCGTGTGCGTGCAGGAGGCCAAGGCCTGGGGCAAGCGGGTGGCCGCGCATGCGCGCTCGACCTGGTCGATCAAGCAGTGCGTCAAGCAGGGCATCGAGGTGATCTACCACGCCAGCTTCACTGACGAAGAGGCGCTGGACATGCTGGAGGCGCACAAGTTCGAGCACTTCATCGCGCCCGGCCTGGCCTGGCTGATCAACACCTGCCACCACGCCAGCGAATGGGGACTGACGCCCGAGGTGACGCGGCGCATGGGCTACCACCGCGAACTCGAGGCCGCCGTCGAGAGCATGCGCGCGATGCGCAGGCGCGGCATCCGCATCCTGCCGGGCGGCGACTACGGCTTCGCGTGGACACCGCACGGCACCAACGCCAAGGACCTGGAGTACTTCGTCAAGTACGTGGGCATGAGCACCATGGAGGCGCTGCTGTCGGCCACGGCGTGGGGCGCGCCGATGATGCGCATGGGCAAGGTGCTGGGCCATGTGCGCGAAGGCTACCTGGCCGACCTGCTGCTGATCGACGGCGATCCGCTGGCGGACATCACGGTGCTGCAGGACAAGGCGCGCATCCTCGCGGTGATGAAGGACGGCGAGTTCCACCGTGCGCCGCCGGTGCGGCGTGCGCACATGACGCGCTGGGCAGCCTGA